Proteins encoded within one genomic window of Oryza glaberrima chromosome 12, OglaRS2, whole genome shotgun sequence:
- the LOC127757420 gene encoding uncharacterized protein LOC127757420: protein MEAPSAKPRSRRATHGYMVLDRIVRCWSGVGGDDDPTASEIAYTCSGNPIRVSLRVADPPAVSRLYVHRPGWPRVYDLGDAEVIAAHRGSILLSARVPFADLDTIEPGQFPLDYFVYTARPGEGLRPSLTRLPPCFIGGFSSPEVDRHFKPHRCQQQRVMVEQNVGFFCHSDDAGDFTVADINIHKGKAVELCVLNHYADCPQQSQWKVQILEMQQQPNQNHHLRGWWTDAVLPLHDSYLACVDCYHGIILIDVKTQRYFNYIPLPAEAMRGRRVDKYNPDPARSVSINIAGDITLVCIDDNAAAGGRNNSSAGSAFIKSWCLVDIHESRWIRYFTMEAGKFWDICSAANQPLLPHAPPTFPLVSMANPFAISFLLYDKANNFLLEDKGNGLYWMIEVDMRNQALLSPATLYISEEEEAEFLLPPATFFINGKEEDDERYLPMKYFYGHNFIPSWFPSYLKGGDTTSRMRSLMMQQAKQESAIEKIGREMMQKEKQERAMQKNGLEMGSNSWELSKMKGKQQMATESRGMEAHLSRPLAGLKIA, encoded by the exons ATGGAAGCGCCGTCGGCAAAACCTAGATCTCGCCGTGCCACGCATGGATATATGGTCCTGGACCGCATAGTCCGTTGCTGGAGCGGAGTTGGAGGGGACGACGACCCCACGGCGTCGGAGATCGCCTACACCTGCAGCGGCAACCCCATCCGCGTCTCCCTCCGCGTCGCCGACCCCCCCGCCGTCTCCCGCCTCTACGTCCACCGCCCCGGCTGGCCGCGCGTCTACGACCTGGGCGACGCCGAGGTCATCGCCGCCCACCGCGGCTCCATCCTCCTCTCGGCGCGCGTCCCTTTCGCCGACCTCGACACCATCGAGCCGGGCCAATTCCCCCTGGACTACTTCGTCTACACGGCCAGGCCCGGCGAGGGGTTGCGGCCGTCGCTCACGCGGCTGCCCCCTTGCTTCATCGGCGGATTCTCCTCCCCCGAGGTCGACCGCCACTTCAAGCCGCACCGGTGCCAGCAGCAGCGGGTCATGGTAGAGCAGAACGTCGGCTTCTTCTGCCACTCCGATGACGCCGGCGATTTCACCGTGGCGGACATCAACATCCATAAGGGTAAGGCCGTCGAGCTCTGCGTCCTCAACCACTATGCTGATTGCCCCCAACAATCCCAATGGAAGGTCCAGATCCTGGAGATGCAGCAGCAACCCAACCAAAACCACCACCTCAGAGGTTGGTGGACCGACGCCGTTCTTCCCCTGCACGACAGCTACCTCGCCTGCGTCGACTGCTACCATGGCATCATCCTCATCGACGTCAAGACCCAGCGTTACTTCAACTACATACCGCTGCCGGCAGAGGCGATGCGTGGCCGCCGCGTTGACAAGTACAACCCTGATCCTGCTCGTTCTGTCTCCATCAACATCGCTGGCGATATCACGCTTGTCTGCATAGATGACAATGCCGCAGCAGGAGGCCGCAACAACAGCTCTGCTGGCTCTGCTTTCATCAAGTCATGGTGTCTGGTCGACATCCACGAAAGTAGATGGATTCGTTATTTCACCATGGAAGCCGGCAAGTTCTGGGATATTTGCTCTGCCGCAAACCAGCCCCTCCTTCCACATGCGCCGCCTACTTTCCCCCTGGTGAGCATGGCTAATCCATTTgccatctccttcctcctctacGACAAGGCCAACAACTTCCTCCTCGAGGACAAGGGCAATGGCCTTTACTGGATGATTGAGGTGGACATGAGAAACCAAGCCCTGCTGTCACCAGCCACCCTCTACAtcagtgaagaagaagaagcggaaTTCCTGCTGCCACCAGCCACCTTCTTCATCAAtggaaaagaagaagatgatgagagATACCTGCCcatgaaatatttttatggcCATAACTTCATCCCCAGCTGGTTCCCCTCTTATTTGAAAGGTGGCGACACCACAAG TCGGATGCGGAGTTTAATGATGCAGCAGGCAAAACAAGAAAGTGCAATCGAAAAGATTGGACG TGAAATGATGCAGAAGGAAAAACAAGAGAGAGCAATGCAAAAGAATGGATTGGAGATGGGATCGAATAG TTGGGAACTAAGCAAAATGAAGGGAAAACAACAGATGGCAACGGAAAGTAGAGGAATGGAGGCTCACTTGAGCAGGCCGCTTGCTGGATTGAAGATTGCTTAA